A section of the Falco biarmicus isolate bFalBia1 chromosome 3, bFalBia1.pri, whole genome shotgun sequence genome encodes:
- the ODF1 gene encoding outer dense fiber protein 1, translating to MKMSHNCLLEKVKQDLRHVEREIKRQMELLGQYLQQLHKLLPVPSPCSPALCFCCSRQRDPRPWERGSLTARLDMEQELSRMRRSLNGMSNSSHDHKFLALMDVKDFDSKEVTVTVRDGKVKVLAEHKEERTTARAKEYNYRSITKEISLPPGVREDEVTYSLGPNGTVKIAAAHKRCPYLLSC from the exons ATGAAGATGTCGCACAATTGCCTTTTGGAAAAGGTCAAGCAGGATTTGAGGCATGTGGAGAGAGAGATAAAGAGGCagatggagctgctggggcagtacctgcagcagctccacaaGTTGCTCCCTGTGCCCTCCCCATGCAGCCCGGCgctgtgcttctgctgctcGCGCCAGCGCGATCCTCGCCCCTGGGAGAGAGGGTCCCTCACAGCAAGGCTGGACATGGAGCAAGAACTGAGCAG AATGCGAAGAAGTCTTAACGGGATGTCAAACTCTTCCCATGATCACAAGTTTTTGGCTTTGATGGATGTGAAGGATTTTGACTCCAAGGAAGTCACTGTAACAGTAAGAGATGGGAAGGTGAAGGTGTTAGCGGAGCACAAGGAGGAACGCACCACTGCAAGAGCAAAGGAGTATAACTACAGAAGCATCACAAAGGAAATCAGCCTGCCGCCAGGGGTGAGGGAGGACGAGGTAACCTACTCACTGGGACCCAATGGCACTGTGAAGATCGCAGCGGCACACAAGCGCTGCCCTTATCTCCTGAGCTGCTGA